Proteins found in one Colletes latitarsis isolate SP2378_abdomen chromosome 8, iyColLati1, whole genome shotgun sequence genomic segment:
- the LOC143345068 gene encoding uncharacterized protein LOC143345068: MAKTKTISKGCPKCEQQVPVACKACPCGHSFFNARRNSVKSPPSPDSGVMKTRRTNRIKREKPNYYDALEYDKQSKKSAKIRKATDVASDIDCRQLNKKKKRKGKGKGKTGSSNGLDDDDEMEGINSLSPEKQLTCSLILQELNNKMSVVAWKPT; this comes from the exons ATGGCAAAGACGAAAACAATCAGTAAAGGCTGCCCAAAATGTGAACAGCAG GTACCTGTGGCCTGTAAAGCATGTCCATGCGGCCATTCATTTTTTAACGCAAGACGCAATTCTGTTAAGAGTCCTCCTAGTCCTGATAGCGGTGTAATGAAAACCAGGCGTACCAATCGAATTAAACGAGAGAAACCAAATTATTACGATGCCCTGGAATATGATAAACAATCAAAGAAAAGTGCTAAA ATAAGGAAAGCTACAGATGTTGCTAGTGATATAGACTGCagacaattaaataaaaaaaagaaaagaaaaggtaAAGGCAAAGGAAAAACTGGGAGTAGTAATGGATTAGATGATGATGACGAAATGGAAGGAATTAATAGTTTGTCACCAGAAAAACAACTCACATGCTCTCTGATATTGCAAGAATTAAATAACAAAATGAGTGTTGTAGCCTGGAAACCAacctaa